Proteins encoded by one window of Nicotiana tabacum cultivar K326 chromosome 10, ASM71507v2, whole genome shotgun sequence:
- the LOC107778455 gene encoding uncharacterized protein LOC107778455 isoform X3, protein MQSVGIKRTAFQGTGLTTGGLPTFVDVGNSFGAPAIAEDNLIYQMAKNGKRVVMMGDDTWVQLFPHHFNISHPFPSFNVKDLDTVDNGCIEHLFPYLYKEDWDVLIAHFLGVDHAGHIFGVDSTEMIEKLDQYNGILEKVVDVLESQSGPGGLHENTLLLVMGDHGQTINGDHGGGAPEEVETSLFALSLQKHPSSLPSETDSSSCRLDMEKRTICTSSIEQLDFAATVSALLGIPYPFGSIGRVNPELYALAAGTWNLDIFTSKSGLNLSSLERWMQNYVNALCINTWQVKRYIDVYSASSVIGFSDKDLLHVSNLYAQAHDIWLHTKEALLKCKSEHCFTSLPQLKKQVEAFSNFLSSVAALARSKWTEFNLKMMGTGFCILVLSLFVHIFTIKKLDKLCSFHLPHGGNFVISFESIFAYAAVLIRAFSFLSNSFILEEGKVASFLLATAGMLQLRHAIVKKKMLLEGLLFVLVVPLLRFGIELGQSKQAVNSLFLKSFPSWTIGIDEATNLWIYVADFLSFLALTILAYILYKSISYSSCQGIFKYVVVGSIFTSSLIALAWAFDGDLFSPSTMIVDIKAYWIPRIIYVFGLLQLLLLTISQLCGKEKTSGWEEDTIVKATAMLSAWSSTIIILSGKQGPLIALAAVIQEFHFTGWCIIRLILLEPRAKNDCTGSSISYSSPVTKWSLLAVCLFFCTGHWCAFDGLRYAAAFVGFDEFNLFRQAVLLTIDTFGFSHILPVMGLPLLVAFLRPEVQAEKRKQLFFFQLCQVYLTYGLILATTMTLTIICVTIQRRHLMVWGLFAPKFVFDAVGLLLTDFFICFASLYYFA, encoded by the exons GTAGATAATGGCTGCATTGAGCACTTGTTTCCTTACTTGTATAAAGAAGATTGGGATGTACTTATAGCACATTTTCTTGGTGTG GATCATGCTGGACATATATTTGGTGTTGATTCTACTGAAATGATAGAAAAATTGGACCAGTACAATGGGATTTTGGAG AAAGTTGTTGATGTCCTGGAAAGCCAAAGTGGACCTGGAGGGTTGCATGAAAATACTTTGCTTCTTGTGATGGGTGATCATGGGCAAACCATCAATGGTGATCATGGTGGAGGTGCTCCAGAGGAG GTTGAAACGTCATTATTTGCTTTAAGTTTGCAAAAGCATCCATCTTCATTACCATCTGAAACTGATAGCTCGTCTTGTCGACTTGACATG GAGAAAAGGACGATATGCACTAGCTCCATTGAGCAG CTTGACTTTGCCGCAACAGTATCTGCTCTGCTTGGCATTCCCTATCCTTTTGGAAG CATTGGGCGTGTTAATCCGGAACTATATGCATTAGCTGCTGGTACTTGGAACTTGGACATCTTTACCTCCAAAAGTGGCCTAAATCTCTCAAGTTTAGAAAGGTGGATGCAGAACTACGTCAATGCCCTCTGCATCAATACATGGCag GTGAAAAGATACATTGATGTATATTCAGCTTCATCAGTGATTGGATTTTCGGACAAAGATCTGTTACACGTATCGAACCTCTATGCTCAGGCCCATGATATTTGGTTACATACCAAGGAAGCTCTATTGAAGTGTAAAAGTGAACATTGTTTTACATCGTTACCTCAATTGAAGAAGCAAGTTGAAGCTTTTTCTAATTTCTTATCAAGTGTTGCTGCGCTTGCTCGTTCCAAATGGACAGAGTTCAATCTAAAGATGATGGGCACTGGTTTCTGCATCTTGGTGCTCTCTCTTTTTGTTCACATTTTCACCATCAAGAAATTGGACAAACTATGCAGCTTCCATCTTCCTCATGGTGGCAATTttgtaatatcttttgagtctATTTTTGCTTATGCTGCTGTGCTGATTCGCGCTTTCAGTTTTCTTTCAAATAGTTTCATCT TGGAGGAAGGTAAAGTGGCAAGTTTTCTATTGGCCACGGCTGGAATGCTTCAATTACGTCATGCAATAGTAAAAAAGAAGATGCTTCTTGAA GGTCTTCTTTTTGTTCTGGTGGTTCCTCTTCTCAGATTTGGTATTGAACTTGGACAGTCAAAGCAGGCTGTCAATTCTttatttttgaagtcatttccttCATGGACTATAGGAATTGACGAGGCCACCAACTTATGGATTTATGTTGCTGATTTCTTATCTTTTTTAGCTCTTACCATTTTAGCTTATATACTTTACAAGAGCATCAGTTACAGTTCTTGCCAGGGAATATTCAAGTATGTTGTTGTTGGAAGCATATTCACTTCTTCTCTTATAGCTCTGGCTTGGGCTTTTGATGGTGACTTATTCAGCCCGAGCACGATGATTGTGGACATAAAAGCATATTGGATTCCTCGGATCATCTATGTTTTTGGTCTTCTGCAATTATTGTTATTAACAATATCTCAACTTTGTGGTAAAGAGAAGACTTCAGGTTGGGAGGAAGATACAATTGTTAAAGCAACTGCCATGTTGTCAGCATGGAGTTCAACAATAATCATTTTATCTGGGAAACAAGGTCCTCTAATTGCTCTAGCAGCAGTAATTCAAG AGTTTCATTTCACAGGGTGGTGCATAATTAGGTTGATATTATTGGAACCAAGAGCAAAGAATGACTGTACGGGAAGTTCGATTTCATATTCTTCTCCGGTGACAAAATGGAGCCTTTTAGCTGTGTGTCTTTTTTTCTGCACTGGACACTG GTGTGCCTTTGATGGCCTCCGCTATGCTGCCGCATTTGTTGG GTTTGACGAATTCAACCTTTTTCGTCAAGCTGTCCTGCTTACCATAGATACATTTGGTTTCTCCCACATTCTTCCAGTAATGGGACTTCCACTTCTTGTTGCTTTCCTACGTCCAGAAGTCCAGGCTGAGAAAAGGAAACAACTGTTTTTCTTTCAGTTATGCCAG GTCTATCTGACATACGGACTTATTCTGGCTACAACTATGACACTTACAATTATATGTGTTACGATTCAAAGGCGGCACTTGATG GTATGGGGGTTATTTGCTCCAAAGTTTGTTTTTGATGCCGTGGGTCTTCTTCTTACTGACTTCTTCATATGCTTCGCATCACTATACTATTTTGCATGA